From one Neovison vison isolate M4711 chromosome 1, ASM_NN_V1, whole genome shotgun sequence genomic stretch:
- the LOC122900728 gene encoding galanin receptor type 1-like, which produces MEPNATFTATGLTATSERWLRLLFAGLCGLILLVGLPANGLMLLVAGRDSGTSRPLCALTNSLMVNVTLSDLLFVACVVPVLLLSFLRRDWWLGPVICTASQATNNATMFCTFYSMVATAFLRHVAVARPEVALSAGRGTRLLLCGAMWVLGVTASLPNWLFQRVVVEEGAAGTRACLLLLSPAGTSCYFTLLGALAFLPCVGGLGCSFSHVGWLMRTQPRGPSGESIQEHRENTAFILVVLGAFVLMWGPCSVLGYVAAVGGLPVTPAAFVASSLCTILAYSNCAVSPILCFYLSRSFQAGLRDVFCRPTATSHPEGMGGAGMVLESIQLGQERAPGDLWIGGGAGRGGGRGAGLRR; this is translated from the coding sequence ATGGAGCCCAACGCCACGTTCACGGCCACTGGACTCACAGCCACATCCGAGCGATGGCTCCGACTCCTCTTCGCCGGGCTGTGCGGCCTCATCCTGCTGGTGGGGCTGCCGGCCAATGGGCTGATGCTGCTCGTGGCAGGCCGGGACTCAGGCACCTCCCGGCCGCTCTGCGCCCTGACCAACAGCCTCATGGTGAACGTCACACTGTCCGACCTGCTCTTCGTGGCCTGCGTGGTGCCCGTGCTGCTGCTGAGCTTCCTGCGGCGTGACTGGTGGCTGGGCCCCGTCATATGCACTGCCAGCCAGGCCACCAACAATGCTACCATGTTCTGTACCTTCTACAGCATGGTGGCCACAGCTTTTCTGCGCCACGTGGCCGTGGCCCGGCCTGAGGTGGCCCTCTCCGCTGGCCGGGGCAcccgcctgctgctctgtggGGCCATGTGGGTCCTGGGCGTCACCGCCTCGTTGCCCAACTGGCTGTTCCAGAgagtggtggtggaggagggggcAGCGGGGACCCGGGCCTGCCTCCTGCTCCTGAGCCCTGCCGGGACCTCCTGTTACTTCACCCTGCTGGGAGCCCTGGCCTTCCTGCCTTGTGTGGGGGGGCTGGGCTGCTCTTTCAGCCATGTGGGCTGGCTCATGCGGACACAGCCTCGTGGCCCCAGTGGGGAGAGCATCCAGGAGCACAGGGAGAACACAGCGTTCATCCTGGTGGTGCTGGGGGCCTTTGTGCTGATGTGGGGGCCCTGCTCCGTGCTGGGCTATGTGGCAGCTGTGGGTGGCCTGCCTGTCACGCCAGCAGCTTTTGTGGCATCCAGCCTCTGCACTATCCTGGCCTACTCCAATTGTGCCGTGAGCCCCATCCTTTGCTTCTACCTCTCCCGCTCCTTCCAGGCAGGGCTCAGGGATGTCTTCTGCAGGCCCACAGCCACCAGCCACCCTGAGGGTATGGGCGGGGCCGGTATGGTGCTGGAGAGCATCCAGCTGGGCCAGGAAAGGGCCCCAGGAGACCTAtggattggggggggggcagggcggggggggggcaggggggctggtCTGAGAAGATAG